In Apium graveolens cultivar Ventura chromosome 10, ASM990537v1, whole genome shotgun sequence, the following are encoded in one genomic region:
- the LOC141693879 gene encoding squamosa promoter-binding-like protein 8 yields the protein MLDYEWGNPSNMMVNGDDPPDQDSGQNPQLYNHYTQNLNQHFINSNHNHESNYENHHQYFHYPTTHNTHLQSHYDPNSYGSYPNPDPRMGSLDPVHDPTGFMTVPKSEPAGFEYNPSRIGLNLGGRTYFSSTEDDFVNRLYHRSSMIEPGSMNVPRCQAAGCNANLTHAKHYHRRHKVCEFHSKAATVIAAGLTQRFCQQCSRFHLLTEFDNGKRSCRKRLADHNRRRRKTQQKDDQDNKLQLQMSSSSENLTRSPPDSGVHSSSSVTIAISPPRASFDKFRQRSDYQASSSSTNSLF from the exons ATGTTAGACTATGAATGGGGCAACCCATCAAATATGATGGTAAATGGAGATGACCCACCCGACCAAGATTCGGGTCAAAACCCGCAACTCTATAATCATTACACTCAAAATCTCAACCAACATTTCATAAACTCTAATCATAACCATGAAAGTAACTATGAAAACCACCACCAATATTTTCACTACCCAACAACCCATAACACTCATTTACAATCCCACTATGACCCGAACTCTTACGGGTCATACCCGAACCCGGATCCGAGAATGGGATCGCTTGACCCGGTTCATGACCCGACCGGGTTCATGACTGTGCCAAAAAGTGAACCGGCCGGTTTTGAGTATAATCCTAGTAGGATTGGGCTAAATTTAGGTGGCCGGACTTATTTTTCTTCGACCGAGGATGACTTTGTGAACCGGTTGTACCACCGGTCCAGTATGATTGAACCCGGTTCAATGAATGTTCCGCGATGTCAAGCAGCAGGATGTAATGCTAATCTTACACATGCAAAGCACTACCACCGCAGGCATAAGGTATGCGAGTTTCACTCAAAGGCAGCCACCGTGATTGCGGCCGGGTTGACACAGCGGTTCTGCCAACAGTGTAGCCG ATTTCATCTGCTGACCGAATTCGACAATGGCAAAAGAAGCTGTCGGAAAAGATTAGCTGATCACAACCGTAGAAGGCGAAAAACTCAGCAAAAAGACGATCAAGATAATAAGTTGCAGCTCCAAATGAGTTCATCATCTGAAAACCTTACAA GATCTCCACCAGATTCCGGTGTGCATTCATCTTCATCAGTGACCATTGCAATATCGCCGCCACGGGCTTCATTTGACAAATTCCGGCAAAGATCTGACTATCAGGCCTCTAGTTCTTCAACAAACTCTTTGTTTTAG
- the LOC141690697 gene encoding putative 2-oxoglutarate-dependent dioxygenase AOP1, with translation MDPQAKPQLPIINFTKDNLCPGSSCWLLTSNEVRHALEEYGCFVAVFDKINMQMNKDVFRASRELFDLPLETKIKNVSDNIYYGYLKLPMIPLYESLGINNATTSHGILSFSNIMFPSGNDHFCKTMHLHANRLSELEQMVARMVFESYGVEKHYESYLKSMTYLLRMMRYRLPGKDESNVGAHEHTDKSFITILHEDQVGGIEIKTKANEWIPIRIPAYCYLVMAGDALLAWSNDKIHSAFHQVIIRGEKERYSMGLFSFVNGIIQAPEELVDDEHPRQYKPFHHYDLLDFYAKDDDHKTECTMNAYRL, from the exons ATGGATCCCCAGGCAAAGCCACAGCTTCCGATCATTAATTTCACCAAGGACAACCTTTGTCCTGGCTCAAgttgttggctcttgacaagcAATGAAGTTCGGCATGCGCTTGAAGAGTATGGTTGTTTTGTTGCTGTTTTCGATAAGATAAATATGCAGATGAACAAAGATGTTTTTCGTGCATCAAGGGAATTGTTTGACCTCCCATTAGAAACCAAGATTAAGAATGTTTCTGACAACATTTACTATGGTTATCTTAAACTACCGATGATTCCTCTTTATGAAAGCTTGGGGATAAATAATGCAACAACTTCTCATGGAATTCTGAGTTTTAGCAATATTATGTTTCCTTCTGGGAATGACCATTTCTG TAAAACCATGCATCTGCATGCAAATCGACTATCAGAACTAGAACAAATGGTGGCTCGGATGGTATTTGAAAGCTATGGTGTCGAGAAACACTACGAGTCCTATCTTAAATCAATGACTTATCTTCTACGAATGATGAGATATAGGCTACCAGGGAAGGATGAGAGTAATGTAGGTGCTCATGAACATACTGATAAGAGTTTCATAACAATACTCCACGAGGATCAAGTCGGTGGTATAGAAATAAAAACTAAGGCTAATGAATGGATTCCCATTAGAATTCCAGCATACTGTTACTTAGTAATGGCTGGCGATGCATTGTTG GCCTGGAGCAATGACAAAATACACTCTGCATTCCATCAAGTGATCATCAGAGGTGAAAAAGAAAGATATTCAATGGGGCTATTCTCATTCGTGAATGGAATAATACAAGCACCGGAAGAACTTGTCGACGATGAACACCCTCGACAGTATAAGCCATTTCATCATTATGATTTACTGGATTTCTATGCCAAGGATGACGACCATAAGACAGAGTGTACTATGAACGCTTATCGCCTTTGA